The Bacteroidia bacterium genome includes a region encoding these proteins:
- a CDS encoding 1-deoxy-D-xylulose-5-phosphate reductoisomerase has translation MNTEKQIPKKIAILGSTGSIGTQALEVIAAHPEHFSVEVLTAGNNADLLIQQALRFHPNAVVIADKSKYKIVAEALQSKEIKVFAGEDAIAQIVEMDSVDIVLTAIVGFAGLPSTINAIKAKKPIALANKETLVVAGELITSLARENAVNIYPVDSEHSAIFQCLAGEFHNPIEKIFLTASGGPFRGKDIAFLETVKKEAALKHPNWVMGAKVTIDSASLMNKGLEVIEAKWLFHLKPEQIEVLVHPQSIIHSMVQFTDGSIKAQMGLPDMKLPIQYALAYPQRISSNFPRLNFMDYPSLTFEKPDIKTFRNLALAYFAMEKGGNMPCILNAANEIAVESFLQDKISFTQMSVLIEKCLEKIFFSAQPSYADYLETDKETRIKATELIQQLNNAQSVKI, from the coding sequence TTGAACACTGAAAAACAAATTCCGAAAAAAATTGCCATCCTTGGTTCTACTGGATCCATTGGTACGCAAGCATTAGAAGTGATTGCTGCACATCCCGAACATTTTTCGGTGGAAGTGTTAACAGCTGGAAATAATGCAGATTTACTCATTCAACAAGCACTTCGCTTTCATCCAAATGCAGTGGTAATTGCGGACAAATCAAAATACAAAATAGTTGCAGAAGCGTTACAATCAAAGGAAATAAAAGTTTTTGCTGGCGAAGATGCGATTGCCCAAATTGTGGAAATGGACAGCGTTGACATTGTTTTGACAGCCATTGTCGGCTTTGCAGGATTGCCTTCTACCATAAATGCCATCAAAGCCAAAAAGCCGATTGCCCTTGCCAACAAAGAAACTTTGGTAGTTGCCGGAGAATTAATTACTTCGCTGGCGCGAGAAAATGCAGTAAATATTTATCCCGTGGATTCGGAACATTCCGCTATTTTTCAATGCCTTGCTGGAGAATTTCACAATCCAATTGAAAAAATATTTTTGACCGCTTCTGGCGGACCGTTTCGTGGAAAAGATATTGCGTTTCTGGAAACAGTAAAAAAGGAAGCCGCGCTGAAACATCCCAATTGGGTGATGGGAGCAAAAGTTACGATTGATTCGGCAAGCCTTATGAACAAAGGCTTGGAAGTAATCGAAGCTAAATGGTTATTCCATTTAAAACCAGAACAGATAGAAGTGTTGGTGCATCCACAATCCATTATTCATTCCATGGTTCAGTTCACTGATGGTTCCATCAAAGCGCAAATGGGATTGCCGGACATGAAATTGCCGATTCAATATGCGTTGGCTTATCCACAACGAATTTCATCGAATTTTCCGAGATTAAATTTTATGGATTATCCTTCGCTCACGTTTGAAAAGCCGGATATAAAAACTTTTCGTAATCTTGCCCTCGCTTATTTTGCGATGGAAAAAGGCGGAAATATGCCTTGTATTTTAAATGCAGCAAACGAAATTGCAGTGGAATCCTTTTTACAAGATAAAATATCGTTCACGCAAATGTCCGTGTTGATTGAAAAGTGCCTCGAAAAAATATTTTTTTCAGCACAACCAAGCTACGCCGATTATCTGGAAACAGATAAAGAAACAAGAATAAAAGCAACAGAATTAATTCAGCAATTGAACAACGCACAAAGCGTAAAAATTTAA
- a CDS encoding M23 family metallopeptidase: protein MEEKKNKLFSVKWLKGKYRLVVMNDATFEEKASLKLSPLSLFIFIGSITIFLIVVVTSLIAFTPLREYIPGYTDLNFRRQLIVLTAKADSLEQVLSAKNMYIQNINNIVSGNLEGKGNEQRPDTTNVAAKINVKPSPQDSALRDSIETQDKYSLVFNNKSKTGGISNFFFFTPVKGMVTNAFNISTGHYGIDIVANENDAIKATLDGTVVFAGWTSQTGYVIELQHSNNLISIYKHNSVLLKKMGDYVKAGEAIAIIGNSGELTTGSHLHFELWYNGTPIDPQQYMLF from the coding sequence ATGGAAGAGAAAAAAAATAAATTATTTTCTGTAAAGTGGCTGAAAGGCAAATACCGGCTTGTGGTTATGAACGACGCCACTTTTGAAGAAAAAGCTTCGTTGAAGTTATCTCCTTTATCGCTCTTTATTTTTATCGGATCCATCACCATTTTTTTGATTGTGGTTGTAACCAGTTTAATCGCGTTTACACCCTTGCGCGAGTATATTCCTGGATATACCGATTTAAACTTCCGCAGACAATTAATTGTTCTTACTGCAAAAGCCGATTCGCTGGAGCAAGTGCTTTCCGCGAAAAATATGTACATCCAAAATATCAATAATATTGTTTCTGGAAACCTCGAAGGGAAAGGCAACGAACAACGCCCAGATACTACAAATGTAGCTGCGAAAATAAATGTAAAGCCTTCTCCACAAGACTCCGCTTTGCGTGATTCTATTGAGACTCAAGATAAATATTCCTTGGTATTTAACAACAAAAGCAAAACGGGCGGCATTAGTAATTTTTTCTTCTTTACACCGGTAAAGGGAATGGTAACGAACGCTTTTAATATTTCGACTGGGCATTATGGAATTGATATTGTTGCGAATGAAAACGATGCCATTAAAGCAACACTTGATGGAACAGTTGTTTTTGCTGGCTGGACGTCTCAAACGGGCTATGTGATTGAATTGCAGCACAGCAATAATTTGATTTCTATTTACAAGCACAATTCCGTTTTGTTAAAAAAAATGGGAGATTATGTGAAAGCTGGAGAAGCCATTGCGATTATTGGAAATTCGGGTGAATTAACCACTGGCTCACATTTGCATTTTGAACTTTGGTACAACGGAACGCCTATAGATCCTCAACAATACATGCTTTTTTAA
- a CDS encoding M1 family aminopeptidase, giving the protein MKKISFIVLAALAFAACKTSKHTTTSTMPTVKLDTVYKVADAPHPPIYRGSAKMASKLMHTKLEVKFDYAKAFLYGKATITAQPYFYADSTFILDAKGFDIHEVDLVKGNTKSKLNYTYDDTTLSIQLDRIYTRNDSFTVFVDYTAKPNMLKAGGSAAITDDKGLYFINPDGKEKNKPQQIWTQGETQSNCCWFPTIDRPNQRQTCEIYMTVDKKYVTLSNGAMVSQKENGDGTRTDHWEMNLPFAPYLTMMAVGDFVITKDHWKDRPVDYYLEPKYAPYARDIFGDTPAMIDYFSNTLKFPYAWNKYDQIVVRDYVSGAMENVTATLHGDFVQRTKRELLDNKMGNEDIISHELFHHWFGDLVTCESWSNIPLNESFATYGEYMWREHRFGRDAADELMQENLRNYLAGAADQHVDLIRFHYNSREDMFDLNSYQKGGCVLHMLRNVVGDDAFFSALHLYLEKNKFSSVEIHNLRLAFEKVTGTDMNWFFNEWFLATGNMELKIQSTYNDTTKKEMVSISQTQDFKYAPLYTMPIDVDIYFNGKKERHKITISKVDQTFSFDVPVKPDLVNVDAQKMLLCTKSENKSMDEWAFQYKHAPLYLDRYESLDKLSESINMDPTAKSTMLSALNDPYFSLRVFAIEKLHNDTDITFEQKLIEMAKNDAESTVRSHALKSLSANFKGADLMALYQNALNDSSYMVESTALLAIAKTDPKQAVALAKKYENNPFGDMDAAIEHLYGTDGTEADNAFFLEAANRSSGFTNIGLAINYTDFLKNCSDTTIDKGLPVLETIAKDPMSKWIRYYGKKGLNSLMDMYSDREDKATEQLKTNPSDTKSQSDLSEIKNQKEKIKTILSGLGADE; this is encoded by the coding sequence ATGAAAAAAATCTCCTTTATTGTCCTTGCTGCATTGGCTTTTGCTGCTTGTAAAACTTCCAAACACACCACTACATCTACGATGCCAACCGTAAAATTAGATACTGTTTATAAAGTAGCTGATGCTCCACATCCTCCTATTTATAGAGGTTCTGCCAAAATGGCAAGTAAGTTAATGCACACCAAACTCGAAGTAAAATTTGATTATGCAAAAGCATTTCTTTACGGAAAAGCAACTATTACCGCGCAACCTTATTTTTATGCAGACAGCACGTTTATCCTTGATGCTAAAGGTTTTGACATCCACGAAGTAGATTTGGTAAAAGGAAATACGAAATCGAAATTAAATTATACTTACGATGATACTACTTTATCTATTCAATTAGATAGAATCTATACACGCAACGATTCTTTTACCGTTTTTGTGGATTATACCGCAAAACCAAACATGTTAAAAGCGGGAGGTAGCGCTGCTATTACGGATGACAAAGGACTTTATTTTATCAATCCTGATGGAAAAGAAAAAAATAAACCGCAACAAATCTGGACACAAGGTGAAACACAATCTAATTGCTGCTGGTTTCCAACAATCGACCGTCCAAATCAGCGTCAAACTTGCGAAATTTACATGACCGTTGATAAAAAATACGTAACACTTTCAAACGGAGCAATGGTTTCTCAAAAAGAAAACGGAGACGGAACACGCACCGATCATTGGGAAATGAATTTGCCTTTTGCGCCTTATTTAACAATGATGGCTGTGGGCGATTTTGTGATTACGAAAGATCATTGGAAAGATCGCCCAGTGGATTATTATTTAGAACCTAAATATGCGCCGTATGCACGCGATATTTTTGGAGATACGCCAGCGATGATTGATTACTTTTCAAATACTTTAAAATTTCCGTATGCCTGGAATAAATACGATCAAATTGTGGTGCGCGATTATGTTTCGGGAGCGATGGAAAACGTAACAGCAACGCTTCACGGAGATTTTGTACAACGCACCAAACGCGAATTGCTCGATAATAAAATGGGCAACGAAGACATTATTTCACACGAACTTTTTCACCATTGGTTTGGCGATTTAGTAACCTGCGAATCGTGGTCGAATATTCCGCTTAACGAATCTTTTGCTACGTATGGCGAATACATGTGGCGCGAACATCGCTTTGGCAGAGATGCTGCGGATGAATTGATGCAAGAAAATTTGAGGAATTATTTAGCAGGCGCAGCCGATCAACACGTAGATTTAATTCGTTTTCATTACAACAGTCGCGAAGATATGTTTGATTTGAATTCGTATCAAAAAGGCGGTTGCGTATTGCACATGCTTCGCAATGTGGTGGGCGACGATGCCTTTTTCAGTGCACTTCATTTGTATCTCGAAAAAAATAAATTTTCATCTGTCGAAATTCATAACCTCCGTTTAGCTTTCGAAAAAGTAACTGGAACAGATATGAATTGGTTTTTCAATGAATGGTTTTTGGCAACTGGAAACATGGAATTGAAAATACAATCCACTTACAATGACACTACAAAAAAGGAAATGGTGAGTATTTCGCAAACGCAAGACTTTAAATATGCACCGCTTTATACGATGCCGATTGATGTAGATATTTATTTCAACGGGAAAAAAGAGCGTCATAAAATTACTATCAGCAAAGTAGATCAAACATTTAGTTTTGATGTACCCGTAAAACCAGATTTAGTAAATGTGGACGCACAAAAAATGTTGCTGTGCACCAAATCGGAAAACAAATCTATGGATGAATGGGCGTTTCAATACAAACACGCACCGCTTTATTTAGATCGTTACGAGTCATTGGATAAATTAAGCGAATCCATAAATATGGATCCAACCGCAAAATCTACAATGCTGAGTGCTTTAAACGATCCTTATTTCTCATTACGCGTATTCGCCATCGAAAAATTACACAACGATACAGACATTACCTTCGAACAAAAATTAATTGAAATGGCTAAAAATGATGCAGAATCCACAGTTAGAAGTCATGCCTTGAAATCACTTTCTGCTAATTTTAAAGGTGCTGATTTAATGGCTTTGTACCAAAATGCATTAAACGATAGTTCTTATATGGTAGAATCTACAGCACTGTTAGCAATTGCTAAAACGGATCCGAAACAAGCTGTTGCATTGGCAAAAAAATATGAAAATAATCCTTTCGGAGACATGGATGCTGCCATCGAACATCTTTATGGAACTGACGGAACAGAGGCAGATAACGCCTTTTTCTTGGAAGCTGCCAATCGCAGTTCAGGTTTCACAAACATCGGCTTAGCAATAAACTACACGGATTTTCTGAAAAATTGTTCCGACACAACGATTGACAAAGGCTTGCCTGTATTGGAAACAATTGCGAAAGATCCGATGAGTAAATGGATTCGTTATTACGGAAAAAAAGGCTTGAACAGTTTGATGGATATGTACAGCGACCGCGAAGACAAAGCAACTGAACAACTCAAAACAAATCCTTCCGATACAAAATCGCAAAGTGATTTATCCGAAATAAAAAACCAAAAAGAGAAAATCAAAACTATTTTGAGTGGTTTGGGAGCGGATGAATAA